A region of Xylocopa sonorina isolate GNS202 chromosome 13, iyXylSono1_principal, whole genome shotgun sequence DNA encodes the following proteins:
- the Unc79 gene encoding UNC-79 domain-containing protein isoform X7 gives MGTRFAAYSLKLTSLHDYYQRLLHGSQPVPSGLDMANTVKFFSQMLLSLLKEVREAPLEMVKSQKFDADRMALYPNLDYKQLYNALTQLMDVVPSIHIGLQAFGQALLQCIASLLPFLDHDLIENVPYLTASSISVLPVELHQDIVNYLCFYILPFTITRKTEDGMENAASQSIAAVIMMIFQYSNNPAHHCQLLECLMALKPGVVKDILCVVAYGTAPARASAAKLLFYYWPSFNPNLFDRRAVLVKFANDLAPFVCQRDSCPNAGNAEAGKVCYDHRISITFATETPPPLYLCIECANEIHRAHPNQMFYDILHPMQQVSMICENKNCRATDKSAISVCFSTECASYNGNHPIRYCQQCHNIRHNKRRGGDHVYHTALPHITKLDSQTQTYMVQAIVSLLKEAEPLSMDSNRDISEISTNKGSAGFPGSSGSGGGGSGGGSGGQFDTATLEERQLLGRYGVWLLVGLCTPNQDISIEILGRLLSMLFHWFHVTAYSFDGTKKSLMHLIFSVGQAESALEKLKTEYVCGWLSEVMKTHYEVFISCLLPHPADYVRVGGHWETLASRTSHLKDGLNRLFCLVPYEVITPDVWDYVMPHWMEAMVNDVPEHELHELKMILCKILDRDMSPLGFDAKKMYNFVAKRFVNTCAKVQEQALNWLQTLTMLEISIPLCQLFSMFSDGVAVMGAMNSAESEQKPSKGTKKEDDEGNTICSVVENESGKSTPLSDDVVPTPRHMEFTTNAELNLSCCILMLDILLKQMELQSVDKHTGINTWVCRDACRLMKSIVASNWNNCHVCNTDTECTYCESRVIWHQLCLQLVSYMAPENPAYPPDKIVDETAEDHGRKSPETSRKGESKSDVVINMPVPEMHSVGGVLAHMPQFFEQIMTATVETVSEQLDLAAIMPTEKVMSAVARAVTLSETDVATATVSVAKPRLIGENDQPLNLSPENETDDFWHTSVGKFRFNIEDLPEQLQYIHKLLKEIMTIDKPDILYYMLQCLNVMCLYGDAFNMAVKDHQGFFIWCQENLLIKNLWELLNSEHSHIAQVTVPLLLHCVTLPCGTDTFWRLIQEEFHNSDWRVRFVAVERVTLIARFMDSTPLRNVMSLQAALANAFCYLIASMDDGNVYVAQRATLYLGTIHDTAMRSLILCLETQFDSVIVDRPMVLQSLYQLHNSLSDRHILTWEFFLNRFDALFLEAQINLERSGDIPYPRDLRNTDLNSEIFMKKLHRAQEALSQSDGSGTNSIKTLSASFGTKWPYKRTMSAPASMIPRQDTKQEKEKVYNRQYSAPILKRKSSRFGLGQLLGSTPPNNSIPDGHVHSLNMVDETSALPGYTHKIVDLEEADKETMHLLVFLLMQFLSRQDQAYPTDEKPLSKTQGIVLRHLYLLLGYNQTERTFHTSPQRLRVSPVFNVFIANLPQLLDQNHVMGWVMTPPVLAILQHCPCPPQGMPPSDHQTPTYSLWYLEPQNRRSWLMSLLVILYKCQYGQQPWCKQLQVLIKIVLNTLDTQHHQCKRIPATVVMGAPPSRSRDVSQPSLGVDHELMTGTMADMSAESPPMRTPMVSVHQRSPGPTHSQMETHWEESTPSCRYTNKHSSGGSLGELEETPSAVTRSVSLHGSRSTTTDVVAKIDWNSQNAGRKSEGSSRPTWFLGGEEDSHQSGKPGPQKKWSVHEGVKMMVTSTLLSGQPDLQKYTTLSRFERAEKGILEKAIAEKSGPEKAVQERNVTVQIAFNGDTASSKPFGLFNALATTIPPQIQRHELPKEKPPTAGSSNSDSPTSKHLGRQKRIDQSVTIASPVSPGQVVTVTSSDQSSSPAVSSISSQVTSTENGQHPSWHEPPHPLTAPTVERLLPIGTTIRPAGPRPTQRILRCEDTYGSPESPLSKMDVLTVSSSFDQDSETCMSSDVTSPRSISQLEFPMPERLLPIGPLRDFSGLVEHVCQALGVQEIEDSNKFHNGKSNGHTPVKQDSTASDNLSASLVPTSNEIHSSRSTSPRRLIKQVALESPPPVIESSDYPSRIFDPDRRARPKDHVRIQRDRPRKDSGTGQDGPLARRTESWSGSQLQPNFDVASQQAYHADFSLKQSLFRIGDDCIYERCSECGTIKEEYSDEELGLCIINLGTFIHREPFLAAPLLPEILRVVTKVALNAMYPWQSETNMHLPGGAISVAHQFLRCVLHQLAPNGVFVQMFQTHLNESTRMQFFKSVTQALVDFNELNPIAPLQLLLEALNAKKSLPIERLPIILFNIACYLDCLPLEAGLGPGAATWSGLLTQFDSLFRRLALMLSSIEDTTPLLRIMISLLKVPGIQQAKSMLDPFAKVFSYAIQNSTLKYSYLTDLYYFCSKQFSRDRDKHLFGRTIVFELIQAIKFKTTIPDSNFLLLLHFVLQDIGGSLPSTVALENVQTDTSSIYNSNASESLKNQLSDVLDFLTDFHTLSKVKSYSKGMQAGLNEDTLGGILKCGLAQYVALEITRGNNRENKAVARYLPWLYGAPSMIQTGAREYVDCIGHIRLLSWLLLGSLTHMAMYPSINNAHIQGQLMQGQSTQGQPTPTAQPIPQEVSCHVADHVQVIFSGFPEQSKASVLHMSSLFHAFILCQLWTMYLEELSKNHPSNSENHNTTMNILLDFWGKTTPCILQLVEYSKVLAEMVNLHFLSLLEALLECGSILLSKLLPLWSPILYSHHIQLPGHLQVRLQNCRDFPPNKMCEHFTSSRRESNATLLRWLHRLQFKMGQIEMQSSAATQFYSI, from the exons ATGGGGACGAGATTCGCGGCGT ATTCGTTGAAGCTGACTAGTCTCCACGACTATTATCAGAGGCTTCTTCATGGTAGCCAGCCAGTGCCTTCTGGTTTGGACATGGCAAACACAGTGAAGTTCTTTTCCCAGATGTTGTTGT CTCTGTTGAAGGAAGTTCGCGAGGCGCCCCTCGAAATGGTAAAGTCGCAGAAATTCGACGCAGATCGTATGGCGCTTTACCCCAATTTGGACTATAAACAGCTGTACAACGCCCTCACTCAGCTGATGGACGTCGTTCCCTCCATTCATATCGGTTTGCAAG cgtttgggCAAGCATTGCTGCAATGTATCGCGAGTTTGCTGCCTTTCCTGGACCACGATTTAATCGAAAATGTACCTTACTTGACGGCCAGCTCGATCTCCGTGCTCCCGGTGGAACTTCATCAGGACATCGTTAATTatctctgcttctacattttacCGTTCACTATTA CAAGAAAAACCGAGGACGGAATGGAAAACGCGGCTAGCCAGTCGATAGCCGCCGTCATTATGATGATCTTCCAGTACTCCAATAATCCAG CGCACCATTGCCAATTGTTGGAGTGTCTGATGGCTCTGAAACCGGGTGTTGTAAAAGATATTCTCTGCGTGGTTGCTTACGGCACGGCGCCAGCGAGAGCCTCGGCCGCCAAGTTGCTCTTCTACTATTGGCCATCCTTCAACCCCAACCTTTTCGATCGCAGAGCGGTTTTAGTTAAGTTCGCAA ACGATTTGGCGCCATTCGTGTGCCAGAGGGACTCCTGCCCGAACGCAGGCAACGCGGAGGCTGGCAAAGTGTGTTACGACCATCGAATATCTATCACTTTTGCTACAGAGACGCCGCCACCGTTGTACCTTTGCATCGAGTGCGCGAATGAGATACACAGGGCGCATCCAAATCAGATGTTCTATGATATCTTACATCCTATGCAACAGGTGTCCATGATATGCGAAAACAAG AACTGCAGAGCCACGGACAAGTCAGCGATCAGCGTCTGCTTCTCAACCGAGTGCGCCAGTTACAACGGAAATCACCCGATCCGGTACTGCCAGCAGTGCCACAACATTCGACACAATAAACGCCGTGGCGGGGATCACGTTTACCACACGGCGCTGCCACACATCACGAAATTGGATTCGCAGACGCAAACGTACATGGTCCAGGCGATCGTCAG CCTGCTTAAGGAGGCTGAACCGCTAAGTATGGATAGTAACCGTGACATCTCGGAAATAAGTACTAATAAGGGCAGCGCAGGATTCCCAGGGAGCAGCgggagcggcggcggcggttccGGTGGTGGTTCCGGCGGGCAATTCGACACGGCGACCCTCGAGGAGAGGCAGCTGCTCGGGAGATACGGTGTCTGGCTGCTGGTGGGGCTTTGCACCCCGAACCAGGACATCTCGATCGAAATACTCGGCCGTTTATTGTCAATGCTATTTCATTGGTTTCATGTTACTGCCTACTCTTTCGATGGTACTAAAAAAAGCCTTATGCACCTTATCTTTTCTGTTG GACAAGCGGAGAGCGCATTGGAGAAATTGAAAACGGAGTACGTCTGCGGATGGCTGTCGGAAGTGATGAAGACtcattacgaggtattcatttcCTGCCTCCTTCCGCATCCGGCTGACTACGTTCGAGTTGGAGGCCACTG GGAGACACTGGCTTCGAGGACATCGCACTTAAAGGACGGCCTGAATCGCCTCTTCTGCTTGGTACCGTACGAAGTGATCACCCCAGACGTTTGGGACTACGTGATGCCACACTGGATGGAAGCCATGGTGAACGACGTGCCGGAACACGAACTTCACGAACTAAAAATGATTTTATG TAAAATCTTAGATCGCGACATGAGTCCCCTAGGCTTCGATGCGAAGAAGATGTATAATTTCGTGGCGAAACGGTTCGTGAACACTTGCGCGAAGGTTCAAGAGCAAGCCTTGAACTGGCTGCAGACGCTGACCATGTTGGAGATCAGCATCCCCCTCTGCCAACTATTCTCCATGTTCAGCGACGGCGTGGCGGTCATGGGCGCCATGAATTCCGCCGAGTCGGAACAGAAGCCCAGTAAAGGAACCAAGAAAGAAGACGACGAAGGAAACACCATAT GCTCTGTGGTGGAGAATGAATCAGGAAAGTCGACGCCACTATCCGACGATGTGGTTCCAACTCCCAGACACATGGAATTCACCACTAACGCTGAACTGAATTTATCGTGCTGCATTCTTATGCTCGATATTTTGTTGAAACAG ATGGAGTTGCAGAGCGTGGACAAGCACACAGGGATCAACACGTGGGTGTGCAGGGATGCGTGTCGTCTGATGAAGTCGATTGTCGCCTCGAACTGGAACAACTGTCACGTGTGCAACACGGATACCGAATGCACCTATTGCGAGTCCAGAGTGATCTGGCATCAGCTCTGTCTGCAGTTGGTCAGCTATATGGCGCCGGAAAATCCAGCTTACCCGCCTGAC AAAATCGTCGACGAAACCGCGGAGGATCACGGCCGTAAGAGTCCAGAAACGTCGAGGAAAGGAGAATCGAAGTCCGATGTGGTGATCAACATGCCGGTGCCGGAAATGCACTCGGTCGGCGGTGTCCTCGCGCACATGCCTCAG TTCTTCGAACAGATCATGACAGCAACAGTAGAGACAGTTTCGGAGCAGCTGGACCTAGCGGCTATCATGCCAACGGAAAAGGTCATGTCCGCTGTTGCGCGTGCTGTCACCCTCTCCGAAACTGACGTAG CTACTGCGACAGTGAGCGTGGCAAAACCACGACTAATAGGGGAAAACGATCAACCATTGAATCTCAGCCCGgaaaacgagacggacgacttCTGGCACACTTCCGTTGGCAAGTTTCGATTCAACATCGAGGATCTTCCTGAGCAACTTCAGTACATACACAAACTTTTAAAG GAGATAATGACCATCGATAAACCGGACATATTGTACTACATGCTTCAATGTCTGAACGTGATGTGTCTTTACGGAGACGCTTTCAATATGGCAGTAAAGGATCACCAAGGATTCTTCATATGGTGCCAAGAGAATCTACTTATAAAAAA TTTATGGGAGCTCCTGAATTCGGAACACTCCCACATAGCCCAAGTCACCGTACCATTGTTGCTCCATTGCGTGACGTTACCTTGTGGAACGGACACTTTCTGGCGCTTGATTCAGGAAGAATTCCACAATTCGGACTGGCGAGTCCGTTTCGTGGCAG TCGAAAGAGTGACGCTGATAGCTAGATTCATGGACTCCACTCCTCTAAGAAACGTAATGAGTCTTCAGGCCGCTTTGGCGAACGCATTCTGCTATCTGATCGCCAGCATGGACGATGGCAATGTTTACGTTGCTCAGAGAGCCACGTTGTACCTTGGTACCATTCATGACACTGCTATGAGA TCCCTGATCCTCTGCTTGGAAACCCAATTCGACTCAGTAATAGTGGACCGCCCAATGGTACTGCAATCGTTGTACCAACTACACAACAGCCTCAGCGACAGGCATATTCTAACCTGGGAGTTCTTTCTGAACCGTTTTGATGCTCTATTCCTGGAGGCTCAAATTAATTTAGAAAGATCCGGGGACATACCCTACCCACGCG ATCTTAGAAACACGGATTTGAACAGCGAAATTTTTATGAAGAAGCTTCACAGGGCCCAAGAAGCTCTGTCACAGTCCGACGGAAGCGGGACCAACTCCATAAAGACGCTCAGCGCCAGCTTTGGTACCAAGTGGCCCTACAAACGCACCATGTCCGCGCCCGCCTCCATGATCCCGCGACAGGACACCAAGCAAG AAAAGGAGAAGGTGTACAACCGGCAATACTCGGCGCCAATCCTGAAGCGCAAGAGCTCCAGATTCGGACTGGGTCAGTTGCTGGGGTCCACCCCACCTAATAACAGTATACCAG ATGGCCACGTTCACTCGCTAAACATGGTGGACGAAACGAGCGCGTTGCCAGGGTACACCCATAAAATCGTCGACTTGGAAGAAGCTGACAAAGAGACCATGCACTTGCTGGTCTTCCTTCTAATGCAATTTCTCTCCAGGCAGGACCAG GCTTATCCAACGGATGAGAAGCCTCTGTCGAAGACGCAGGGTATCGTGCTACGCCACTTGTACCTGTTGTTGGGCTACAACCAAACTGAACGCACCTTCCATACTTCCCCTCAACGACTAAG AGTTTCACCAGTGTTCAATGTGTTCATCGCGAATTTACCCCAATTGCTGGACCAGAACCACGTGATGGGATGGGTGATGACGCCTCCAGTTCTGGCTATTCTCCAACATTGCCCCTGTCCTCCGCAAGGGATGCCTCCATCTGATCACCAAACGCCCACCTACAGTCTTTGGTACCTGGAACCACAAAATAGGCGATCCTGGTTAATGTCTCTTCTCGTCATCCTCTACAAG TGCCAGTACGGTCAGCAACCGTGGTGCAAACAGTTGCAAGTGTTGATCAAGATCGTGCTGAACACTCTGGACACGCAGCACCACCAGTGCAAGAGGATCCCCGCTACCGTAGTGATGGGTGCGCCTCCATCCAGATCACGTG ACGTGTCGCAGCCATCTCTAGGCGTGGACCACGAGCTGATGACCGGCACGATGGCCGACATGAGCGCGGAGAGCCCTCCTATGAGGACCCCGATGGTGTCCGTGCACCAACGGAGTCCAGGCCCGACGCACAGTCAAATGGAGACCCACTGGGAGGAGAGCACCCCATCTTGTCGTTACACGAACAAACACTCCag CGGTGGGTCGCTTGGCGAGCTGGAAGAAACCCCGTCCGCGGTAACCAGAAGCGTGTCCCTGCACGGATCTAGATCCACCACGACCGACGTCGTCGCCAAGATAGACTGGAACAGCCAGAACGCCGGAAGGAAGTCGGAGGGGTCCAGCAGACCCACCTGGTTCCTCGGCGGCGAGGAGGACTCTCATCAG AGTGGAAAGCCTGGGCCCCAGAAGAAATGGAGCGTGCACGAGGGAGTGAAGATGATGGTAACGAGCACTTTGCTGAGCGGCCAACCAGATTTACAAAAGTACACTACTCTGTCGAGATTTGAGAGGGCAGAGAAAGGGATCTTGGAGAAAGCGATAGCAGAGAAATCGGGGCCGGAAAAGGCTGTCCAAGAAAGAAACGTTACTGTTCAAATAGCGTTCAACGGAGACACTGCCTCCTCGAAACCCTTCGGGCTATTCAACGCCCTTGCAACTACCATACCACCGCAAATTCAaag ACACGAGCTACCAAAGGAAAAACCGCCCACAGCTGGGTCCAGTAACTCTGATTCGCCGACCTCGAAACATCTGGGTCGCCAAAAGCGCATAGATCAAAGCGTGACCATAGCCTCGCCTGTGTCTCCGGGTCAAGTGGTTACAGTGACCAGCAGCGACCAATCAAGTTCGCCAGCGGTCAGCTCGATCTCGTCCCAAGTGACGAGCACGGAGAATGGTCAGCATCCTAGCTGGCACGAGCCACCCCATCCCCTAACGGCGCCTACTGTTGAACGACTTCTACCAATTGGAACGACGATTCGTCCGGCTG GCCCGCGACCAACTCAGCGAATCCTGCGTTGCGAAGACACCTATGGCTCGCCTGAGTCGCCTTTGTCCAAGATGGACGTGTTGACAGTCA GTTCTTCGTTCGATCAGGACAGCGAAACGTGTATGTCAAGCGATGTAACGAGTCCTCGAAGCATATCACAACTGGAATTCCCTATGCCTGAACGATTGTTACCTATTGGGCCTCTCAGAGACTTCAGTGGCCTAGTGGAACACGTTTGCCAGGCCCTTGGTGTCCAAGAAATCGAAG ATTCGAACAAATTCCATAACGGGAAAAGCAATGGACACACACCGGTGAAACAAGACAGTACAGCATCCGACAATTTG TCGGCATCTTTGGTTCCAACATCGAACGAGATACACTCGAGTAGGTCGACGAGTCCAAGGAGACTAATTAAACAAGTAGCTCTGGAATCGCCACCCCCAGTAATCGAGTCGTCCGACTACCCCTCGCGAATCTTCGACCCCGATCGAAGAGCTAGACCGAAGGACCATGTGCGTATTCAGAGAGACAGACCTCGAAAGGACAGCGGCACTGGCCAAGATGGCCCACTGGCTAGACGCACTGAATCTTG GTCTGGCTCCCAATTGCAGCCAAACTTCGACGTCGCTTCTCAGCAGGCTTACCACGCCGACTTCAGTTTGAAACAGAGTCTATTTCGCATCGGGGACGACTGCATTTACGAAAG GTGTTCGGAGTGCGGAACAATAAAGGAGGAGTACTCCGACGAGGAGCTTGGACTGTGCATCATCAACTTGGGGACGTTCATCCATCGCGAGCCGTTCTTGGCAGCGCCTCTGTTGCCAGAAATCCTGCGCGTGGTGACAAA GGTGGCCCTCAACGCGATGTACCCTTGGCAGAGCGAGACGAACATGCATCTGCCCGGTGGCGCGATCAGCGTGGCGCATCAATTCCTCCGATGCGTGCTCCATCAACTGGCGCCTAATGGCGTCTTCGTGCAGATGTTCCAAACGCATTTGAACG AATCAACGAGGATGCAATTTTTCAAGAGTGTCACCCAAGCCCTAGTCGACTTTAACGAACTGAATCCTATTGCACCTCTGCAATTACTACTTGAG GCTTTGAACGCGAAAAAGTCCCTCCCGATAGAGCGTCTCCCAATAATTCTGTTCAACATAGCGTGCTACCTGGATTGCCTCCCATTGGAAGCTGGTTTAGGGCCAGGCGCGGCGACCTGGAGCGGTCTGCTCACGCAATTCGACAGCCTCTTTCGCAGGCTCGCGCTGATGCTTTCGTCCATCGAGGACACCACTCCGTTATTAAGGATCATGATCTCTTTACTGAAGGTTCCTGGCATCCAGCAAGCGAAG AGTATGCTGGATCCATTCGCAAAGGTGTTTAGCTACGCCATTCAGAATTCCACGTTGAAGTACAGTTACCTAACGGACCTCTACTACTTCTGCAGCAAACAATTCTCGCGGGACAGGGACAAACACTTGTTCGGCCGAACGATCGTGTTCGAGCTGATTCAGGCGATCAAATTCAAGACCACTATACCGGACTCGAATTTTCTCCTGCTCCTGCATTTCGTGCTCCAG GACATCGGTGGATCGTTGCCTAGCACGGTCGCCCTGGAGAACGTGCAAACGGACACGTCGTCCATTTACAATTCGAACGCCTCCGAGTCCCTCAAGAATCAGCTGTCGGACGTGCTCGACTTCTTGACGGACTTTCATACGCTTAGCAAAGTGAAG AGTTACAGTAAGGGAATGCAGGCAGGATTAAACGAGGACACACTTGGCGGTATATTGAAATGCGGTTTGGCGCagtacgtagcattagaaatcaccAGAGGTAACAATCGAGAGAACAAAGCTGTAGCTCGATATCTTCCCTGGCTCTATGGCGCCCCTTCGATGATACAAACAGG GGCTCGAGAGTACGTAGACTGTATAGGACATATCAGACTGTTGTCCTGGCTCCTGTTGGGCTCTCTCACACACATGGCGATGTACCCTAGCATTAATAATGCGCACATTCAAGGACAGTTGATGCAGGGACAATCAACTCAGGGGCAACCGACCCCGACAGCACAACCGATACCACAGGAAGTATCCTGTCACGTAGCGGACCATGTGCAAGTTATATTTTCCGGGTTCCCAGAACAGTCTAAGGCATCGGTTTTACATATGTCTTCGTTGTTCCATGCTTTCATACTATGTCAA CTCTGGACAATGTATTTGGAGGAACTATCAAAAAATCATCCATCTAATAGCGAGAATCACaataccacaatgaatattttgttaGACTTCTGGGGTAAGACGACGCCTTGTATACTGCAACTAGTTGAATACTCGAAAGTT TTGGCAGAGATGGTGAACCTGCACTTCTTGAGCCTACTCGAAGCTCTCCTGGAGTGTGGATCGATTTTATTAAGTAAATTGCTACCTTTGTGGAGTCCCATTTTGTATTCTCATCACATTCAG CTACCAGGACACTTGCAAGTACGTCTACAAAACTGTCGGGACTTTCCGCCCAACAAAATGTGCGAGCACTTCACCTCGTCCCGGCGAGAATCGAATGCTACGCTTTTAAGGTGGCTACATCGATTGCAATTTAAAATGGGACAGATAGAAATGCAATCCTCTGCGGCTACGCAGTTTTATTCGATTTAA